One part of the Crocosphaera sp. UHCC 0190 genome encodes these proteins:
- a CDS encoding helix-turn-helix transcriptional regulator codes for MLRQYFKKVKAERRVTGKALSQITGISENHISEYLNGKRDVTSEKLWEMMEGMEQLSPGAKDDFAELIGKARTMRVEINLEKTVQEMDVRDFLHLWQVASQRMTEIYQDNQKKTENKGKFPLAV; via the coding sequence ATGTTGAGACAATACTTTAAGAAGGTAAAAGCAGAGCGGCGGGTAACGGGAAAAGCCCTGTCCCAGATTACAGGGATTAGTGAGAATCACATCAGCGAATACTTGAATGGGAAGCGGGATGTTACGAGTGAAAAGCTTTGGGAAATGATGGAAGGGATGGAGCAGTTAAGTCCAGGAGCCAAAGATGATTTTGCGGAATTAATTGGAAAGGCTAGGACAATGAGGGTGGAGATTAATTTAGAGAAGACCGTCCAAGAAATGGATGTGAGGGACTTCCTGCATTTATGGCAGGTAGCCAGCCAAAGAATGACGGAAATTTATCAAGACAATCAAAAGAAAACTGAAAATAAGGGTAAATTTCCCCTTGCTGTGTGA